A single genomic interval of Acidimicrobiia bacterium harbors:
- a CDS encoding AAA family ATPase — protein sequence MTEFPRVERLDARAAVARIRAAGGPELAVVGPLEGGSVGAAIVRARRSSTTWSSSRSRRSARAFAARMAGMTDADAEAPALVLVTGLQGTGKSAVAGGIARELHLPLLAWDWLMAGLTSFEPVQDAFRAMGREEYRRAGWVQLLQLARLQLMHGTSVVIDGLARAGEVEGVRALADELGARSLVVLTSCTDVDVQRARIEGRRRDIPGWYELTWEHVAQTRTRWIGLPDVDLEVDERGSIAEHIAAVVARLAR from the coding sequence GTGACCGAATTTCCGCGCGTGGAGCGGCTCGACGCGCGTGCGGCCGTCGCCCGGATCCGCGCCGCGGGCGGTCCCGAGCTCGCGGTCGTCGGTCCGCTGGAAGGCGGATCGGTCGGCGCCGCGATCGTGCGCGCGCGACGGTCGTCGACCACCTGGTCGAGTTCTCGTTCCCGCCGTTCTGCCCGCGCGTTCGCGGCAAGGATGGCGGGGATGACGGATGCCGACGCGGAAGCGCCCGCGCTGGTACTCGTGACCGGGCTGCAGGGCACGGGTAAGTCGGCGGTCGCGGGTGGGATTGCCCGGGAGTTGCACCTGCCGTTGCTCGCGTGGGATTGGCTGATGGCCGGGCTCACGTCGTTCGAGCCGGTGCAGGACGCGTTTCGCGCGATGGGTCGTGAGGAGTATCGGCGCGCGGGTTGGGTGCAGCTTCTCCAACTCGCGCGTCTCCAGCTGATGCACGGAACCAGCGTGGTGATCGACGGTCTTGCCCGCGCCGGAGAGGTCGAAGGTGTGCGCGCACTTGCCGACGAGCTCGGTGCGCGGTCCCTCGTGGTGTTGACGTCGTGTACTGACGTCGACGTGCAGCGGGCGCGAATCGAGGGCCGACGGCGCGACATCCCCGGCTGGTACGAGCTGACGTGGGAGCACGTCGCGCAGACGAGGACGCGCTGGATCGGCCTGCCCGATGTCGATCTCGAAGTCGACGAGCGCGGCTCGATCGCCGAGCACATCGCGGCCGTGGTGGCGCGACTCGCGCGTTGA
- a CDS encoding heme-binding beta-barrel domain-containing protein, whose protein sequence is MTETAHDYGVDIYTEAVGDDDTLANLGPLAPLAGTWRGVNGADEHPVAEGTERDGFDERYELEPIDRQTNGPQLFYGLRYHTHIVKPGEIETFHDQVGYWLWEPATSTITLTLAIPRGQVLLAGGAADADAREFEVNAAVGSETYGILSNPFLDRSFRTLSYRMHVTVHDDGKWSYEEEGVLEIPGRDEPFKHVDHNTLTRIAPSTTNPLATPRRNDGSLGIGSLRPARGA, encoded by the coding sequence GTGACGGAGACCGCGCACGACTACGGCGTCGACATCTACACCGAAGCCGTGGGCGACGACGACACCCTTGCGAACCTCGGCCCGCTCGCGCCGCTCGCGGGAACGTGGCGCGGCGTCAACGGTGCCGACGAACATCCGGTCGCGGAGGGCACCGAGCGCGACGGCTTCGATGAGCGATACGAGCTCGAGCCGATCGACCGCCAGACCAACGGACCGCAGTTGTTCTACGGCCTCCGGTACCACACCCACATCGTGAAACCGGGCGAGATCGAGACCTTCCACGACCAGGTCGGCTACTGGCTCTGGGAACCCGCAACGTCGACGATCACGTTGACGCTCGCGATCCCGCGCGGCCAGGTGTTGCTCGCCGGCGGCGCCGCCGACGCCGACGCGCGCGAGTTCGAGGTCAACGCGGCGGTGGGGTCGGAGACGTACGGCATTCTCTCCAACCCGTTCCTCGACCGATCGTTTCGCACACTCAGCTACCGCATGCACGTGACCGTGCACGACGATGGCAAGTGGTCGTACGAAGAAGAAGGTGTGCTCGAGATCCCCGGTCGCGACGAGCCCTTCAAGCACGTCGACCACAACACCCTGACCCGGATCGCGCCATCAACGACGAATCCGCTCGCGACCCCGCGTCGAAACGACGGCAGCCTCGGCATCGGTTCGCTGCGGCCGGCGCGCGGGGCATGA